The proteins below come from a single Synechococcus sp. WH 8101 genomic window:
- a CDS encoding YlqD family protein, producing MSDGTTLSIKRSITVRAVVTPAWKEEAERELSNAIATSDQQLAQLEQEGQQVVEEIRRQSANPLDPRVQEQVAQVQQQVAAKRAELEEQKRNVLQQQAQVRELEMEQIVEQGQIESFCDLKVGDNLVTKMKVAVVVRDGVVESIEQG from the coding sequence ATGTCTGACGGCACCACCCTGTCGATCAAGCGGTCCATCACGGTGCGCGCCGTGGTGACGCCGGCCTGGAAAGAGGAGGCCGAGCGTGAGCTGAGCAACGCCATTGCCACGAGCGATCAGCAGCTGGCCCAGCTGGAGCAGGAGGGACAGCAGGTGGTGGAGGAGATCCGCAGGCAGAGCGCCAACCCCCTCGATCCCCGTGTGCAGGAGCAGGTGGCTCAGGTGCAGCAGCAGGTGGCCGCCAAGCGGGCCGAGCTGGAGGAGCAGAAGCGGAACGTGCTCCAGCAGCAGGCCCAGGTGCGTGAGCTGGAGATGGAGCAGATCGTGGAGCAGGGTCAGATCGAGAGCTTCTGCGACCTCAAGGTGGGCGACAACCTGGTGACCAAGATGAAGGTCGCCGTGGTGGTGCGCGACGGCGTGGTCGAGTCGATCGAGCAGGGCTGA